The Bacillota bacterium genomic sequence AGACCTCCCCGGGTAAGAACGTTGTTTATCCTCCACCTATCCGCCCCATTTACTCTTGGCAGCCGCACGTTAAAGGACTCGCTTCGTCTTGCAAGCTCATCCAACCGTCACTAGCCTCGCCTGGGGTTCGTAGCCCTCGGACCGGAGGTTTGACGCCGGCTTCCTTCAGATTCCATCTCACGATGGACACCCTTGCCTTAAGCTAACGACTACTGGTACCTTTGCCACTCGGGACTTTCACCTTTAAGCCTTCGCCCATGCGGGGCGCACAAGAAAACCGGCTTCCGGGAAACCGGCTGTTTTATCCTGAGCATGAAAGTTCTGCCGCAGCTGCGAAGACTCCTTGCGGAGAGCTGCCGCACAGGGTGTTGGAAGTTTAACTGCTTTTCAGTCTGGCAAAAATTTCGTCATCATAAAACATCTCTTTTGTTACGGCTTCACCCGGCCCGAGCACAAGAAATCTTTCATCATTCCAGGGCCCGCCGAGGAGTTGTTGCAGGTATTCCAGGGAACCGGGAACGATCTCGAACTTAAGGCCAAAGGTTTCCGCCGTTCTCCGGGCATAGCCGATATACGGTTCCAGGCAGTAAGAACCTGTATTCACCAGGGCAACCCGGCTGTAATTTTTCATAATCTCACGCGCCGTCCACCGGGCAACTTCCGGAGGATACTTTTTCGTCCAGGCAGGCTTTTGCAAATAAATGGATAGGGGATTTTCTCCGTTCTCGATCCACCCCTTAGTAAGATAAAACGTCCCAGCTTCTTCCCGTGCCTGGGCGCAGTAGCGTTCCTTCGAGCCGAGAAAAAGGGGAATGCAGTCGTCCACTTTCGGTAGCACTAATCTTGTTCTTTTCGCTTTTAGGCCCACCACTCCATCGGCGCAGCGGCCGTAACCGAAGAGAATCGCATCCCAGTCCCTTTTCTCTTCCAGATCCCGCAGCACGGCGCGCAGTCTCTCGTTGAGCTTGCCAGGATGATTATGAAGACCAAATTCGATCACGTGTGGTTCGATGTATGAAGGGAGAAAGTGCTCGACTTCCGGCGCGATAGCCTCGCAGATGACAAGCGCCACGCTGTGAAAGTGCATGTTCGACACCCCCGCTCTGAAACAGGATGAGGATGTTATAAGTACCCATATTCTTTTATTCTCCCTGAATACCTGCCGGGCAACAGTTTGTTTCTCCTGTTTACCGAAACAACAAAAAAATCCACTTTAAAGAGGTAAAAAACGGTCACATATTTCCGAAATACTCTACAGGTTTCTTCGTTTCTGCCGTCAAAGAACTTCAGCAAAAACAACCGCAGTAGTACCAGGGAGAGGAGGGATTTGCTTACAATGACGTGAACGGTCAAACCGCGACCTGAAATGATGCCAGGAAGCAAGACAAACTTGCACAAGGGGGGAACCCAGTTTGATTAGTAATGAAATGAAAATGAAACTGAGCAAATGGAGACGCTGGGGTATTCTGGCGGTGCTCTCTATGGGCGGCGGCATCATCTACATCCTGCCGTACCTGAGTTGTTACTTCTACATACCCATGAAAGAAGCAATGCACCTGAACAATACACAGCTGGGTCTGATGGGAAGCGCCCTCGGTATCGCCGCCATGATCCTCTATTGGCCAGGGGGCTGGGTAGCCGACCGCTTTTCCCCGAGAAAACTGGTAACGCTTTCTCTTAGCGCTGTCGGACTCCTGGGTCTTTGGATGGCTACGTTTCCGCCGTTTAAAATCTTGATCGTCATCCAACTTTTAATGGGCGTCTTCACAACTCTCACTTTCTGGTCGGCCATGATCAAGGCTACGAGGCAGCTCGGTTCCAGCACGGAGCAGGGAAGGTTCTTCGGCTTCCTCGAGGCCGGCAGAAACCTGATAACCGTAGTCGTAGTCGCAGGCGCGCTCGCCCTCTTCGCCAAAATGGGAAGCAACGCCATCGGGCTCCGTTGGGCAATCATTCTCCTCTCGGTAGGAGTGTTCATCATCGCCCTCCTAAGCTGGTTCAGCATCTCGGACCAGCAGGAGGTCGCGCAGGAAGAGTCTAGCGACGACAAGGAGCAGGTGCCACTCTGGGAGGGAATCACCAGAGTAGTCAAACTCCCGGCGGTGTGGATGGTTATGCTCATCATCCTTTCCGCCTACGTCACCTCCGTCGGGATTACCTACATCACTCCTTACGCCACGGACGTTTACAAGCAGAGTGTTGTTTTCGGAGGCCTCCTCTACACGATCATGGAGTGGACCTCTATTTTCGCATCTCCGGTCGCAGGCTTTATTGCAGACAGGATCACCACATCGAAGGCAACCATTTATAGCTTTATCATCCTGGTTCTTAGCTGGTCCATTTTTGTCTTTGTCAAAGGGGGAGCGTCGCTTTACTACGTACTGCTTGTCAATTCCATTGTCATCGGTTGTACAATCTATGGACTCCGCGGAATTTACTACGCCCTCCTTGAGGAGGGAGCCATACCGCGCATCCTTACCGGAACAGCTACAGGATTAATCTCTTTCATCGCGTACACCCCCGATGTCTTCATCCCCTACGTTGCGGGGCGCCTTCTCGATAAGTACCCGGGAGGGCTGGGGTACAAGTACTTTTTCCTCATCCTTGCGCTCTTTTCAGTTTTCGGCCTTATCCTGACCGTTATTTTCAGAAAAACAGTAAGCGTAAGTGGAACGGAAAAGCCTGTTGCGTAAACACAGTTAAAGGGTAACCGGAAAGACTTGCTATGAAAAGTCAATAGACTAAGGCTAAAAGATCTTTGACAATCACATAAGGATTCCTGGTCACTCTTTACTGCTAGGTGGGGACCATTGGTAATTCGGGTCAGACAGCCGGTTATCTTTCCAAAGGGAGTAAATAAATCAAATGAACCAAACGCGTGGCAACAGCTCTCGTAGCAACGCTTGAGTGTTTTCCCTGGTTGCGCTTTAACTCATAATAAGCTTTCTTTCAGTTCTTTAAAGCGCCGGACTGAATCAGCTGCTAATCACAGGCTGTTTCTCAGACCAGGGGAACCGCGCTTGGACATCCGGTTACAACTTCCCTCGAATTGATCAGATACCCTAATAAACCTCTCGTATGGGCGAGGCTTCACTCTTATCGTCGGGACAGCTAAGCTTCCCAAGGAGGTTGAATGAAGCCCCCTGCCTCTACGAGAATGTTTATCCGAGTTGCCCCAGGATTCCTGTGTGGTTGTCAAAGATCAAATTTATTTGT encodes the following:
- a CDS encoding DUF1638 domain-containing protein; its protein translation is MHFHSVALVICEAIAPEVEHFLPSYIEPHVIEFGLHNHPGKLNERLRAVLRDLEEKRDWDAILFGYGRCADGVVGLKAKRTRLVLPKVDDCIPLFLGSKERYCAQAREEAGTFYLTKGWIENGENPLSIYLQKPAWTKKYPPEVARWTAREIMKNYSRVALVNTGSYCLEPYIGYARRTAETFGLKFEIVPGSLEYLQQLLGGPWNDERFLVLGPGEAVTKEMFYDDEIFARLKSS
- a CDS encoding MFS transporter, with the protein product MISNEMKMKLSKWRRWGILAVLSMGGGIIYILPYLSCYFYIPMKEAMHLNNTQLGLMGSALGIAAMILYWPGGWVADRFSPRKLVTLSLSAVGLLGLWMATFPPFKILIVIQLLMGVFTTLTFWSAMIKATRQLGSSTEQGRFFGFLEAGRNLITVVVVAGALALFAKMGSNAIGLRWAIILLSVGVFIIALLSWFSISDQQEVAQEESSDDKEQVPLWEGITRVVKLPAVWMVMLIILSAYVTSVGITYITPYATDVYKQSVVFGGLLYTIMEWTSIFASPVAGFIADRITTSKATIYSFIILVLSWSIFVFVKGGASLYYVLLVNSIVIGCTIYGLRGIYYALLEEGAIPRILTGTATGLISFIAYTPDVFIPYVAGRLLDKYPGGLGYKYFFLILALFSVFGLILTVIFRKTVSVSGTEKPVA